A section of the Pedobacter sp. HDW13 genome encodes:
- a CDS encoding glucoamylase family protein, with product MKLKFQHLLILTLFTLSACAQDKKQGYNPDLSIKKNLSDEQLLDLVQKQTFQYFWDGAEPTSGAGRERYHVDNVYPENDKSTVATGATGFGLMAILSGIDRSYVTKKDGLNRLNKILDFLAKADRFHGAWSHWIYGETGKVRPFGRKDNGGDLVETSFVAQALICIDAYYKNGTPAEKALAKKADELWKGIDFNWYRKGGQNVLYWHWSPEYQWEMNFPVKGYNECLIMYVLAASSPTHTVPTEVYHQGWARNGEIKVNYEVYGHPFTLDYQGQKNLVGPLFWAHYSYLGLNPKGLKDRYANYWENNVNHTLAIHDYCVANPKGFKGYGQNNWGLTASYSVKGYAAHNPQEDFGVISPTAAISSIPYTPKESMKVIRHLYEDLGTKVWGKYGFYDAFSETDNWYPQRYLGIDQGPMVVMIENYRSGLLWKLFMSNTDVQKGLTKLGFESPELKK from the coding sequence ATGAAACTCAAATTTCAACATTTATTAATACTTACACTTTTTACCCTTTCGGCTTGTGCTCAGGACAAAAAGCAAGGTTACAATCCTGATCTTAGCATTAAGAAAAACCTTTCAGATGAACAATTACTAGATCTGGTACAAAAACAAACCTTCCAGTATTTCTGGGATGGTGCCGAACCTACTTCAGGTGCCGGCCGCGAGCGCTATCATGTAGATAATGTGTATCCCGAAAACGATAAAAGTACTGTTGCAACAGGCGCTACAGGCTTTGGCTTAATGGCTATTTTAAGTGGTATCGACAGGAGTTATGTGACCAAAAAAGACGGTCTAAACAGATTAAATAAAATACTCGATTTCCTGGCTAAGGCCGATCGCTTTCATGGTGCCTGGTCGCACTGGATTTATGGCGAAACCGGTAAAGTACGTCCTTTCGGACGCAAAGATAATGGTGGCGACCTGGTAGAAACTTCCTTTGTTGCGCAAGCCTTAATTTGTATCGATGCTTATTATAAAAATGGTACACCAGCTGAAAAAGCTTTAGCTAAAAAAGCTGACGAACTTTGGAAAGGAATTGATTTTAACTGGTACCGCAAAGGAGGTCAGAATGTATTGTACTGGCACTGGTCTCCCGAATACCAATGGGAAATGAACTTTCCGGTAAAAGGCTATAACGAATGTTTAATTATGTACGTTTTAGCTGCATCCTCCCCTACCCATACCGTCCCTACCGAAGTTTACCATCAGGGTTGGGCCAGAAATGGAGAAATTAAAGTCAATTATGAAGTTTACGGCCATCCTTTCACACTTGACTATCAAGGCCAGAAAAACTTGGTTGGTCCCTTATTCTGGGCACATTATTCTTATTTAGGTTTAAACCCCAAAGGATTAAAAGACCGTTATGCCAATTACTGGGAGAATAATGTAAACCATACGCTGGCCATTCACGATTACTGCGTAGCTAACCCAAAAGGTTTTAAAGGCTATGGCCAAAACAACTGGGGTTTAACAGCCAGTTATTCTGTTAAAGGCTATGCTGCACATAATCCACAAGAAGATTTTGGGGTAATTTCTCCTACAGCTGCCATTTCATCAATACCCTATACACCAAAAGAATCGATGAAGGTGATCAGACACCTTTACGAAGATTTAGGTACCAAAGTTTGGGGCAAGTACGGTTTTTATGATGCTTTTTCTGAAACGGACAACTGGTACCCGCAACGCTATTTAGGAATAGATCAGGGCCCGATGGTGGTCATGATCGAAAATTACAGGTCAGGACTGCTTTGGAAGTTATTTATGAGCAATACCGATGTACAAAAAGGTTTAACAAAACTTGGATTTGAAAGTCCGGAATTGAAGAAATAA
- a CDS encoding family 43 glycosylhydrolase, giving the protein MKNILFIILISLTIGSKAQQKTYCNPINVDYGYTPFESFTEWGRHRATADPVIVNYKGDFYLFSTNQWGYWHSPDMLNWKFEERKFLRPWNKTKDELCAPGVGIVGDTMVVFGSTYTKNFTLWGSTDPKGNKWFPLVDSLEIGGWDPAFFTDDDGKFYMYNGSSNNYPMYGVELDRKTFKPKGTRTPMYLLQSWRYGWQRFGEYMDDTFLDPFAEGAWMTKHNGKYYFQYGAPGTEFSGYSDGVVVGSKPLFDGIQATPQSDPLSYKGGGFSRGAGHGATFQDNNTNYWHISTSIICVKNTWERRMGIWPTGFDQDDVMWTNTAFGDYPLYLPSERKENGPAGPGWMLINYKKPVTVSSTLGAFQANNAVDESIKTYWSAKTANNGEWIQTDLGSLATVNAIQINYADQDAEFIGKQTGIFHQYKILSSVDGKKWSVLVDKSQNKTDVPHDYIELPKAVRTRFIKMVNIHMPTGKFAISGLRVFGNGNGEKPTQIKNLIVLRTEKDKRSAYIKWQPVNNAFAYNLYYGTAPDKLYNCIMIHDFNEYWFKAMDSQKAYYFAIEAINENGVSAKTAVKKVD; this is encoded by the coding sequence ATGAAAAATATTCTATTCATCATATTAATCAGCCTCACAATCGGGTCGAAAGCACAGCAGAAAACCTATTGCAACCCGATTAATGTAGACTATGGTTATACCCCTTTCGAGTCTTTTACCGAGTGGGGCAGGCATCGTGCCACGGCCGATCCGGTTATTGTTAACTACAAAGGCGATTTTTACTTGTTTAGCACCAACCAATGGGGTTACTGGCATAGCCCTGATATGCTAAACTGGAAATTTGAAGAACGAAAGTTTCTGCGCCCATGGAATAAAACCAAAGATGAACTCTGCGCACCCGGAGTAGGCATCGTTGGCGATACCATGGTGGTTTTTGGCAGTACTTACACCAAAAATTTCACCCTATGGGGCAGTACCGATCCCAAAGGAAACAAATGGTTTCCTTTGGTTGATTCGTTAGAAATTGGTGGCTGGGACCCGGCATTTTTTACTGATGATGATGGTAAATTTTACATGTACAACGGCAGCAGCAACAACTACCCGATGTATGGAGTAGAATTAGACCGCAAAACATTTAAGCCTAAAGGAACCCGCACCCCAATGTACCTGCTGCAAAGCTGGCGTTATGGCTGGCAACGTTTTGGAGAATATATGGACGATACTTTTCTCGATCCTTTTGCAGAAGGTGCCTGGATGACCAAACACAATGGTAAATACTATTTTCAGTATGGTGCCCCCGGAACCGAGTTTAGCGGCTATTCAGACGGAGTTGTAGTGGGCAGTAAACCACTTTTTGATGGTATTCAGGCTACACCTCAATCCGATCCACTGAGTTATAAGGGCGGTGGTTTTTCACGCGGTGCTGGCCATGGGGCAACTTTTCAGGATAACAACACAAACTACTGGCACATTTCTACCAGCATTATATGCGTTAAAAACACCTGGGAACGCCGGATGGGCATTTGGCCTACGGGTTTTGATCAGGATGATGTAATGTGGACCAATACCGCATTTGGCGATTATCCGCTCTATCTGCCTTCCGAAAGAAAAGAAAATGGCCCTGCAGGCCCAGGCTGGATGCTTATCAACTATAAAAAACCAGTTACGGTTTCATCAACATTGGGTGCTTTTCAGGCCAATAATGCCGTTGATGAAAGTATTAAGACCTATTGGAGTGCTAAAACAGCAAATAATGGCGAATGGATCCAGACAGATTTGGGCAGTTTAGCTACGGTAAATGCCATCCAAATCAATTATGCCGATCAGGATGCTGAGTTTATAGGTAAGCAGACCGGTATTTTTCACCAGTACAAAATCCTTTCATCTGTTGATGGCAAAAAATGGAGTGTTTTGGTTGATAAAAGCCAGAATAAAACCGATGTGCCACATGATTATATCGAGCTCCCCAAAGCGGTTAGAACGAGGTTCATTAAAATGGTTAATATCCACATGCCTACCGGAAAATTTGCCATTAGTGGCCTGCGTGTTTTTGGTAATGGCAATGGCGAAAAACCAACACAGATAAAAAACCTGATTGTGTTGCGCACCGAAAAAGATAAACGCAGTGCCTACATCAAGTGGCAACCGGTTAATAATGCCTTTGCCTATAACCTGTATTACGGTACAGCACCCGATAAACTTTACAACTGCATCATGATACACGATTTTAACGAATACTGGTTTAAAGCGATGGATAGCCAAAAAGCTTACTATTTCGCTATCGAAGCCATAAATGAAAATGGCGTTTCGGCAAAAACTGCAGTGAAGAAAGTAGATTAA
- the bglX gene encoding beta-glucosidase BglX has protein sequence MNRAKILVVFFTALVLNASAQTKKPVSAEEAKMNTFINNLMAKMTVEEKIGQLNLPSSGDITTGQANSSDIGKKIRDGQVGGLFNIKGVEKIKAVQKVAVENSRMKIPLLFGMDVIHGYNTVFPIPLGMSATWNMDAVQKSARVAAIEASASGINWTFSPMVDISRDPRWGRISEGNGEDPYLGSQIAKAMVKGYQGKLQANNEILACVKHYALYGAAEAGRDYNTTDMSKVKMYNEYLPPYKAAVDAGAASIMASFNEVDGIPATGSKWLMTEVLRNQWGFKGFVVTDYTGIPEMIAHGMGDLQTVSALALNAGIDMDMVGEGFLGTLKKSLAEKKVSIDQINRACRLILQAKYKLGLFADPYKFCDAQRAEKEVFNPENRSIARQIAAESFVLLKNKNNVLPLKKSGTIGLIGPLADNTANMYGTWSVAALFDKSVTVLQGLKNALGNNAKILTARGSNFLADSALEHRYVNIHNPTYKHDSRTEADMIQEALEVAKKSDVIVATMGESSEFTGESSSVTDIQIPETQKNLLKALAKTGKPVILVLFTGRPLALKWEEENIPAILNVWFPGSEAGSAIADVLFGDVNPSGKLSATFPQNVGQVPLYYAHKNTGRPLAEGKWFEKFRSNYLDVSNDPLYPFGFGLSYTTFNYSDIKLSSNTLTKGKSINASVTLSNTGKYDGQEVVQLYIRDLVGSITRPVKELKGFQKVSLKAGESKTITFNLTENDLKFYNSDLKFVAEPGDFKVFIGTNSRDVKEASFALK, from the coding sequence ATGAATAGAGCGAAAATCCTGGTTGTTTTTTTTACAGCCCTCGTACTGAACGCATCTGCGCAGACCAAAAAACCGGTTTCGGCCGAAGAAGCAAAGATGAATACCTTCATCAACAACCTCATGGCTAAAATGACGGTTGAGGAGAAAATTGGCCAGCTGAATTTGCCAAGTTCTGGTGATATTACCACCGGACAAGCCAATAGCAGCGATATTGGTAAAAAAATCAGGGATGGCCAGGTTGGTGGTTTGTTCAATATTAAGGGGGTTGAGAAAATCAAGGCAGTACAAAAGGTTGCCGTGGAAAACAGCAGGATGAAAATCCCTTTGTTGTTTGGCATGGATGTAATCCATGGCTATAACACTGTTTTCCCGATCCCACTGGGTATGAGTGCCACTTGGAACATGGATGCGGTACAAAAATCAGCACGTGTGGCGGCCATTGAAGCTAGTGCAAGCGGTATCAACTGGACCTTCTCTCCTATGGTCGACATTTCGCGTGACCCGCGTTGGGGAAGGATTTCTGAAGGCAATGGAGAAGACCCTTACCTGGGTTCTCAAATTGCAAAAGCCATGGTAAAAGGTTACCAGGGTAAATTGCAGGCCAATAACGAAATTCTGGCTTGTGTAAAACACTATGCCCTTTATGGAGCAGCCGAAGCCGGAAGAGATTACAATACCACCGATATGAGTAAGGTAAAAATGTACAATGAATACCTTCCACCTTACAAAGCAGCCGTTGATGCAGGTGCAGCCAGTATTATGGCTTCTTTTAACGAGGTCGACGGAATTCCGGCTACAGGCAGTAAATGGTTAATGACCGAGGTTTTACGCAACCAGTGGGGCTTTAAAGGCTTTGTGGTGACAGATTATACCGGCATTCCGGAAATGATTGCACACGGCATGGGCGATTTACAAACTGTTTCTGCTTTAGCTTTAAATGCTGGAATAGATATGGACATGGTTGGAGAAGGTTTTTTAGGTACCTTAAAAAAATCGCTTGCAGAAAAGAAAGTTAGCATTGATCAGATTAACAGGGCTTGCCGATTAATCCTTCAGGCAAAATACAAACTAGGCTTATTTGCTGATCCTTATAAATTCTGCGATGCACAAAGAGCAGAAAAAGAAGTTTTCAATCCCGAAAACAGAAGCATTGCGCGCCAGATTGCAGCAGAAAGCTTTGTGCTGCTAAAAAACAAAAACAACGTATTACCACTAAAAAAATCGGGCACCATTGGCCTAATTGGCCCATTGGCCGATAATACTGCAAATATGTACGGTACCTGGAGTGTTGCAGCCTTATTTGACAAATCGGTAACGGTATTGCAGGGTTTAAAAAATGCTTTAGGCAACAATGCCAAAATATTAACTGCCCGTGGATCAAATTTCCTTGCCGATTCTGCTTTAGAGCACCGTTATGTAAACATCCACAACCCTACCTACAAGCACGATTCGCGCACAGAAGCAGATATGATTCAGGAAGCTTTAGAGGTTGCAAAAAAATCGGATGTGATTGTAGCTACCATGGGCGAAAGTTCTGAATTTACAGGGGAGAGCAGCAGTGTTACCGATATCCAGATTCCTGAAACACAAAAAAATCTGTTAAAAGCTTTAGCTAAAACAGGCAAACCAGTGATTTTGGTTTTGTTTACTGGCCGTCCATTGGCATTAAAGTGGGAGGAAGAAAATATACCGGCCATTTTAAATGTTTGGTTTCCGGGTAGTGAAGCTGGCAGTGCTATTGCAGATGTACTTTTTGGTGATGTGAACCCTTCGGGTAAATTAAGTGCTACTTTCCCTCAAAATGTTGGTCAGGTACCACTTTATTATGCGCACAAAAATACTGGCCGTCCTTTGGCCGAAGGTAAATGGTTCGAAAAGTTCCGTTCTAATTATTTAGACGTGAGCAATGATCCCTTATATCCGTTCGGTTTCGGTTTAAGTTATACCACATTTAATTACAGCGATATTAAATTAAGCTCAAATACTTTAACCAAAGGCAAATCCATCAACGCATCTGTTACCTTAAGTAATACGGGCAAATACGATGGTCAGGAGGTAGTACAACTGTATATCCGCGATTTAGTGGGCAGCATTACGCGTCCGGTAAAAGAACTAAAAGGTTTCCAGAAAGTAAGTTTAAAGGCTGGTGAAAGCAAAACCATCACTTTCAACCTTACCGAAAACGACCTTAAATTCTACAACTCAGATTTAAAGTTTGTAGCAGAGCCTGGCGATTTTAAAGTATTCATTGGCACCAACTCACGCGATGTAAAAGAAGCATCTTTTGCACTGAAATAA
- a CDS encoding prolyl oligopeptidase family serine peptidase codes for MKKIFLTISILFSVLFLNAQDFKKYDRGSFIKGKDSIYYRVLFPENFNPEEKYPLVVFLHGSGERGNDNASQLVHGGKLFLKNDVRKNFPAIVVFPQCPANDFWANINLDNDANGKRKLSFVEGGKPTKIMHALQGMIKDFLKKPYVSREQVYVGGLSMGGMGTYELLRRERRKFAAAIAICGGDNTNNIKKYKKTPLWIFHGAKDDIVDPALSIAIAERLKTVGDEVKFSLYPNANHNSWDSAFAEPELLPWLFSHKK; via the coding sequence ATGAAAAAGATTTTTCTCACTATCAGTATTCTTTTTTCTGTACTCTTTTTAAACGCTCAGGATTTTAAAAAATACGACAGGGGAAGTTTTATCAAAGGCAAGGATTCTATTTATTATAGGGTGCTTTTTCCGGAGAACTTTAACCCTGAGGAAAAATATCCCTTAGTTGTTTTCCTGCATGGTAGTGGCGAAAGGGGTAACGATAATGCCAGTCAGCTGGTACACGGGGGCAAACTTTTTTTGAAAAACGATGTCCGCAAAAACTTTCCTGCTATTGTGGTATTCCCGCAATGCCCGGCAAATGATTTTTGGGCCAACATCAATTTAGATAACGATGCCAATGGCAAACGAAAATTAAGCTTTGTTGAAGGAGGTAAGCCAACCAAAATTATGCACGCATTGCAGGGTATGATTAAAGATTTCCTGAAAAAGCCTTACGTAAGCCGCGAACAGGTTTATGTTGGTGGCCTCTCCATGGGTGGAATGGGAACTTACGAGCTGTTAAGAAGAGAGCGTCGCAAATTTGCCGCAGCCATTGCCATTTGTGGTGGCGACAATACCAATAACATTAAAAAATACAAGAAAACGCCACTATGGATTTTCCATGGTGCAAAAGACGATATTGTAGATCCGGCACTATCCATCGCTATTGCCGAACGTTTAAAAACAGTTGGCGACGAGGTTAAGTTTTCGCTTTATCCAAATGCTAACCACAACAGCTGGGACAGTGCATTTGCGGAACCCGAGTTATTGCCCTGGTTGTTTTCGCATAAGAAATAG
- a CDS encoding YebC/PmpR family DNA-binding transcriptional regulator: MGRAFEFRKERKFKRWAKMAVQFTRIGKDIVMAVKESGPHPETNSRLRTAMQNAKAVNMPKDRVEAAIKRASDKSLANYEEIVYEGYAPHGVAVLIETATDNTNRTVANVRSYFNKTNGTLGKTGSLDFVFNRKSIFRFVPADGLDLEELEFELIDAGLEELYVEADEEGNDIAVAQGAFENFGSLQKALEEKGIELKSSKLERIALSHHEVTEEQAADVLKLIDKLEEDDDVQAVYHNMAE, from the coding sequence ATGGGAAGAGCATTCGAATTTAGAAAAGAAAGAAAATTTAAGCGTTGGGCCAAAATGGCGGTTCAGTTTACGCGTATTGGTAAAGATATTGTAATGGCGGTTAAGGAATCGGGGCCTCACCCTGAAACCAACTCGCGTTTACGTACTGCAATGCAAAATGCTAAAGCAGTAAACATGCCTAAAGATAGGGTGGAGGCAGCTATTAAGCGTGCATCTGATAAATCGCTGGCCAATTACGAAGAAATTGTTTACGAAGGCTATGCACCTCACGGAGTAGCAGTTTTAATTGAAACAGCAACCGATAATACCAACCGTACTGTAGCCAACGTGCGCAGTTACTTTAACAAAACCAATGGAACTTTAGGTAAAACAGGTTCTTTAGACTTTGTTTTTAACCGCAAATCTATTTTTCGCTTTGTGCCTGCCGATGGTTTAGATCTGGAAGAACTAGAGTTTGAATTGATTGATGCAGGTTTGGAAGAACTATATGTAGAAGCCGATGAGGAAGGAAATGATATCGCTGTTGCACAGGGAGCATTCGAAAACTTTGGCTCTTTACAAAAAGCACTGGAAGAAAAAGGTATTGAATTAAAAAGCTCTAAACTGGAGCGTATTGCTTTATCGCATCACGAGGTTACAGAAGAGCAGGCTGCCGATGTTTTAAAACTGATTGATAAACTGGAAGAGGATGATGATGTGCAGGCGGTTTACCACAATATGGCTGAGTAA
- a CDS encoding NAD-dependent epimerase/dehydratase family protein, giving the protein MQEKIVVLGSNGQIGTELVTTLRKIYGDDNVVACDIRRPDYDIKNSAPFEFVNVLDKEMIKGIFHKYRPTQVYLLAALLSATGEQNPKLAWDLNMNGLLNVLDLALEYKTAKVYWPSSIAVFGPNSPKDHTSQYCVMDPNTVYGISKLAGERWCEYYNQKYGLDVRSIRYPGLISWKAAPGGGTTDYAIHIFHDALKKGSYQSFLNAETELPMMYMDDAIRGTIELMDAPADQISVRSSYNFAGVSFTPEVLAAEIRKHIPDFTLSYTDNDPRQQIANSWPRSIDDNYAAKDWGWKPEFDLSRLTIDMLKNLKK; this is encoded by the coding sequence ATGCAAGAAAAAATTGTTGTTTTAGGCTCTAACGGGCAGATTGGTACTGAATTGGTTACCACTTTGCGTAAGATATATGGCGATGATAACGTAGTTGCATGCGATATCCGTAGGCCAGATTATGACATCAAAAATTCTGCGCCATTCGAATTTGTAAATGTGCTTGATAAAGAAATGATTAAAGGCATTTTTCACAAGTACAGGCCAACCCAGGTTTACCTGTTGGCAGCATTATTATCTGCAACAGGTGAGCAAAATCCTAAATTAGCCTGGGATTTAAATATGAACGGTTTGCTAAATGTATTAGATTTAGCACTTGAATATAAAACGGCAAAAGTGTACTGGCCAAGCTCAATTGCTGTGTTTGGACCAAATTCGCCTAAAGATCATACCTCGCAATATTGTGTAATGGACCCGAATACGGTTTACGGTATAAGTAAACTAGCGGGCGAACGCTGGTGCGAGTACTATAACCAGAAATATGGATTGGATGTTCGTAGTATCCGTTATCCGGGGTTAATTAGCTGGAAAGCGGCACCAGGAGGTGGAACTACCGATTATGCCATTCACATTTTCCACGATGCACTTAAAAAAGGCAGTTACCAGAGTTTCTTAAATGCCGAAACCGAACTGCCGATGATGTATATGGATGATGCCATCCGTGGTACAATCGAATTGATGGACGCACCTGCTGATCAGATTTCGGTGCGTAGCAGTTATAATTTTGCGGGCGTTAGTTTTACACCAGAGGTTTTAGCTGCCGAAATCAGAAAGCATATTCCGGATTTTACATTATCTTACACCGATAACGATCCACGTCAACAGATTGCCAATAGCTGGCCACGTTCTATTGATGATAACTATGCTGCAAAAGATTGGGGCTGGAAACCAGAGTTCGATTTATCGAGACTGACAATTGACATGTTAAAGAATTTAAAAAAATAA
- a CDS encoding sigma-70 family RNA polymerase sigma factor produces the protein MTPFEPENSDDLLNRLKLGDKQAYERVYFTYSKELLLAAYKKTGDKVIAEELVQNIFISLWEKREEAKINNLQAYLFGALKLSVINHIRSLVMENKYVQYQSLTYTEDHQDTANLVDLHDLSAIIEQGINSLPEKTQEVFRLSRYQHQSTKDISTGLNISEKAVEYHITRSIKRIKEYIKNFYIFL, from the coding sequence ATGACTCCTTTTGAGCCTGAAAATTCTGATGATCTACTTAACCGTCTAAAATTGGGCGACAAGCAGGCTTACGAAAGAGTTTATTTCACTTACAGTAAAGAATTATTACTGGCAGCCTATAAAAAAACAGGTGATAAGGTAATTGCCGAAGAGCTGGTTCAAAACATTTTTATTTCGCTTTGGGAAAAACGAGAGGAAGCCAAAATCAATAACCTGCAGGCGTATTTGTTCGGAGCTTTAAAACTAAGTGTGATTAACCACATCAGAAGTTTGGTTATGGAAAATAAGTATGTGCAATACCAAAGCCTTACCTATACCGAAGATCATCAGGATACCGCTAATTTGGTCGACCTTCACGACCTTTCGGCCATTATCGAACAAGGTATCAATTCGCTCCCCGAAAAAACACAGGAAGTTTTCAGGCTCAGCCGCTACCAGCATCAATCTACCAAAGATATTTCTACTGGTTTAAACATCTCAGAAAAAGCTGTAGAATACCACATTACCCGCTCAATTAAAAGAATAAAAGAATACATCAAAAACTTTTACATCTTTTTATAA
- a CDS encoding FecR family protein: MDQKSFYDLLSRYENGNCTEAEKLWIDKWYHNINNKNFKDLSSTALDEMQANTWLNINNIEQQPKTTLKIKKLWPKLAIAASIAIAFLIGGLYFARYNPAEQAFISENSELNLVSKTNDTDRPIIISLSDSSTVTLKPQANILYPKVFAAGKRTVYLKGTAFFSVSKNPNRPFYVYNQKLVVRVLGTSFWVKSSTDKMPAQVAVRTGKVQVQENAKSSLFGFTAQKLAKPILLTPNQKGIFADHNLKKTLVSKPIPLAEAYNVPTSLSYNFKEESVKDIFKTLSEAYGIDIKSDNEQISNYTFTGDLSKKGLYEQLDLICGTISSKYYIQGTSIVVSNKN, encoded by the coding sequence ATGGATCAGAAATCATTCTACGATTTATTAAGCCGTTACGAAAACGGAAATTGTACCGAAGCCGAAAAGCTTTGGATTGATAAATGGTACCATAACATCAATAACAAGAATTTTAAAGATTTGTCTTCAACTGCACTCGATGAAATGCAGGCGAACACCTGGCTCAACATCAACAACATTGAGCAGCAACCAAAAACAACCTTAAAAATTAAAAAGCTATGGCCAAAGCTGGCTATTGCCGCATCAATAGCCATTGCCTTTTTAATTGGAGGTTTATATTTTGCCCGTTACAATCCTGCTGAGCAAGCATTCATTAGCGAAAACAGCGAATTGAACTTAGTCAGCAAAACCAATGATACTGATCGTCCCATCATTATATCGCTTAGCGATTCAAGTACAGTAACACTTAAACCGCAGGCCAATATTCTTTATCCAAAGGTTTTTGCTGCCGGTAAAAGAACGGTTTATTTAAAAGGAACCGCTTTCTTTTCGGTAAGCAAAAACCCTAACAGACCTTTTTATGTGTACAATCAAAAACTGGTTGTGCGTGTGCTGGGTACCAGCTTTTGGGTAAAATCATCGACGGATAAAATGCCTGCCCAGGTTGCGGTAAGAACCGGAAAAGTTCAGGTTCAGGAAAACGCAAAAAGTTCTCTTTTTGGTTTCACCGCACAAAAACTGGCTAAGCCGATTTTACTTACACCCAACCAGAAAGGAATTTTTGCCGATCATAATTTAAAGAAAACCTTAGTAAGTAAACCTATTCCTTTGGCCGAGGCCTACAATGTGCCTACAAGTTTGAGTTATAACTTTAAAGAAGAAAGTGTTAAAGATATTTTCAAAACCTTATCTGAGGCTTACGGAATTGACATAAAATCTGATAACGAGCAGATTTCCAATTACACTTTTACAGGAGATTTAAGTAAAAAAGGGCTTTATGAGCAGCTCGACCTTATTTGCGGAACCATATCAAGCAAATATTATATCCAGGGAACCAGTATAGTGGTTTCGAATAAAAACTAA